The Mailhella massiliensis DNA segment AGGTGGACGGCGTGGATGTGCGCGACTTCGCCCTCAACGATCTGCGCCAGCATATCGCCATGGTCTTTCAGGATAATTTCCTGTTCGACGGTACCATCAAGGAGAATATCCTCCTCGGCAACCCCTCCGCCACGGACGAGGATATCAGAAAGGCCCTGCACAACGCCTGCCTCAGCGATTTCATCGATTCCCTCGAAAACGGTGTGGAAACCTATATCGGGGAACGCGGCATCCTTCTTTCCGGCGGTCAGAAGCAGCGCGTGGCCATCGCCCGCGCCTTCCTCAAGAACGCCCCCATCGTCATCCTCGACGAAGCGACTTCCGCCCTCGACAACAAATCCGAGGAAATCGTGCAGCGCGCCATCGACAACCTTATGAAGGACAAGACGGTGTTCGTCATCGCCCACCGCCTCTCCACCGTGAAAAACGCCAACCGTATCGCCGTCATCAACGAGGGCAACCTCGTGGAACTCGGCAGCCACGAAGAACTCATGGCCATCCCCAACGGCCAGTACCGCACCCTCTACAACATGCAGTTCAAAAATCCCGCTCACCAGAGCGAGGAGGAATCTGTCTCCGAAGAAGTGGCGTAGCGGCAGAAGTCACAGGCAGCAGGGCGGCGGAGCACAAGGCTTCTCCGCCCTTTTTCGTATCTAAGCCCGGAAAGGCAGGAGGAGGGGAGAGGCGGAAAAGGCACACGGGCCATGCCCTGCCCGCGCCACGGTAAAGGCCCCGGGGGCTGCCCCAGATTTCGCTGGGAGGGAAGTGGAGGAGAAAGGTTTCTCGGGGAGATAAATTCCCCCGGCCCCCCCATGACTCAGGGCAGAAGGCGGCGGAGCTGCTGCGTTTTTCCTTCGGCTCGCGGCGGGAAGGTTCCTGCGGTTTTATGGAAAAGCGCAGCCTTTTGCGGAAGCTCTGCCGTTCCGATGCCTTTTAGAGGAAAGAATGCGCCTGGGGCTGTTCCTTGCCGGAAGGGCAGGGTACGGAAAGGCCTGCCGTACCGTATGGCCGCCGGATGCGGAATGTTCCGACTTGCCGCGTTCGGGCGGCAACCTTCGTGTGAGCGTGTGCTTCGTACCCGCTCACGCAGGCCGATTCCGTCCCGGCGTTGCCGGGCCGTCGTGTCAAGGGAAGGGATGGCAAGAGCAGGGGAGCGTTGTACCCGGCACTGGCGTTATTCCGCCCTCGCTCAGGCACAACGTTTTCCCCAACGTACTATCCGGCCTTTGTTTGCGGAAGAAAGCCCCTCCGCTTCATGCTGTTTTTGTTTGCGGAGGAATATTTTTCTCAGCGCTCCGGGCCCCGGGCGCTTTCAAACGCCCGGGCCTGTACCGCGTATCCTGCGCAGACGGAGTTTCGCGTCCCCCCGCCGTCATATAAACAAGGAGTGGAAACCATGAATGCAGAAAGAATATACCCCCGCACCGGGGATACGCAGACCGTCTATCTGAAAAACGTGATAACAAAACCCGGCATAGAGGTGGGCGATTACACCATATACAACGATTTCGTGCATGATCCCAGGGATTTTGAACGCAACAACGTGCTGTACCATTATCCCGTCAATCACGACAGGCTCATCATCGGCCGTTTCTGTTCCATTGCCTGCGGAGCGAAGTTTCTTTTCAACAGCGCCAATCATGCGCTTTCTTCCCTTTCCACCTATCCTTTTCCCATTTTTTACGAGGAGTGGGGGCTGAATGTGGCAGAGGTGGCCTCGGCGTGGGATAACAAGGGCGATATCCGCATTGGCAACGATGTGTGGATAGGATATGAGGCCGTCGTCCTTGCGGGCGTGACCATTGGGGACGGGGCCATTATCGGTTCCCGCGCGGTGGTGACGAAGGATGTGCCGCCCTATGCCATCGTGGGCGGTGTTCCGGCACGGAGCATACGCCCCCGCTTTGCGGAAGAGGTGGTGCAGAAGCTTCTGGAACTTCGCTGGTGGGACTGGCCCGAAGAACGCATTGCGGCAAACCTTGCGGCTCTGCGTTCGGGCGATGTGGAACGGTTGAACCCCGCCGCCGGAGCATAGCCTTTCCCCCGGCGGTGCGTCGCGGCAGAAAAGGCACCGGGGCTCCGCCCCAGACCCCGCCGGGCGGAAGAGGGAGAAAAAAGCGTTTCTCGAGGGAGATAATCTCCCCCGGACCCCCATGGCCGGCAGGGCGGAAGGCGGCGGAGCTGCAACGCTTGTCCTTCGGCTCGCGGCGGGAGTGTGTTCGCGCTCTTATGGGAAGCGCAGGCTTGTGCGGAAGCTCTGTTGCGTTTTTTCTGGAAAGGAGGGCGCCCGGGGCAGGGGGCCTGCCGGAAGGGCAGGGGGCGGAAAAGGCCTGCCTACCGTATGGCCGCCGGATGCGGAATGTTCCGACTTGCCGCGTTCGGGCGGAGCCCTCCGTGTGAGCGTGTGCTTCGTACCCGCTCACGCAGGCCGATTCCGTCCCGGCGTTGCCGGGCCGTCGTGTCAAGGGAAGGGATGGCAAGCGCAGGGGAGCGTTGTACCCGGCACTGGCGTTATTTTGCCCTTGCTCAGGCACAACGTTTTCTCAATGTACTATCCGGCCTTTGTTTGCGGAAGAAAGCCCCTCCGCTTCATGCTGTTTTTGTTTGCGGAGGAATAACCTTTTCTCAGCGCTCCGGGCCCCGGGCGCTTTCAAACGCCCGGGCCGCGAGGGCCGCGCAGGTGAAATGCATTTGCGGCGTTAAGCGTGCCTCAGTGCAGGTTCCGCTTCCTGTACCGCATGTCCAGAGCAGGCGTGTCTTCGTGGCACGCGGCAAAGGTGTCGCGCAGGCGTAATTCATGTCCGCCGCAGGCCGGGTCCGGGGCGTACAGACCCTGCGCCCCGTACGGCGTGCCCGGCGCAGCCGGGCGGTTGTGATACCCGGGCGAAGGGGCCTTTCCCGGAGGGCGTTTCGCGTTGCCCCGGCGAAGGTGCGCCCTCCCGGCCGTCGTACCGGAAACGGCGGGGGGTCAGCGGCTTCTGCGGTTGTGCTCCCGCCGGGAATAGAAGTCCTTCTTGGCAAGGTACATGTTCTTGTCCGCTTCGTTGATCTGCTCGTCGATGTCGCAGGGGGCGGAGCGCCAGCATACCCCTGCGGAAATGCTCAGGTTGTCTTTCTGCATGGACGCTATGGCTTCCCGCACGCTTTCCTTGAAGGCATCCTCCGGGGAGTCCCGGTCGATGACGATGAACTCGTCCCCGCCTATGCGGTAGGCCTTCTGATCGAACACGCTGCGCAGGTGATGCGCCGTGCGGCAGATGAGGTCGTCGCCGGCATGATGGCCCAGGGTATCGTTGGTCTTTTTCAGGCCGTTCAGGTCGAAATAGGCAATGCCGAGCCTTTCGGGATGTTCTTCCCGCAATTCGTCGCATACCTGATTGAACTTGTTGCGGTTGTACAGGCCTGTGGAAAGGTCTTCAAAATGCATCTGCAGGATGGAGGCGTTCTGCTCCTCGATTTTTTTCTTCTGCTCCTCAATCTGTTCCTGAAGGTAGCGGCGCGACTCCAGCGACATTCTTTCCGGGAAGCCCACGTCGTCTTCCATCATTTCCGTGTACGGGTTGGAAAGATGAATGTGGCAGCATCGGGGACCGTTTTCCGTCCAGCGGAATACGCTGGTGATGCGCTGATGAACGCGCAGATAGATTTCGGAAGAGGGCAGGGTGCGTATCCACAACATGCCTGTGCAGATGTACACGTCGTCCTCGGGGGCGATGACATCGTAATGTTC contains these protein-coding regions:
- a CDS encoding CatB-related O-acetyltransferase; translated protein: METMNAERIYPRTGDTQTVYLKNVITKPGIEVGDYTIYNDFVHDPRDFERNNVLYHYPVNHDRLIIGRFCSIACGAKFLFNSANHALSSLSTYPFPIFYEEWGLNVAEVASAWDNKGDIRIGNDVWIGYEAVVLAGVTIGDGAIIGSRAVVTKDVPPYAIVGGVPARSIRPRFAEEVVQKLLELRWWDWPEERIAANLAALRSGDVERLNPAAGA
- a CDS encoding diguanylate cyclase domain-containing protein, with product MERVFSTLEEKKRKIADLTSFFLHEHYCKNNAAAFIPYIDDSFLWFGAAEHEYVAGAEKAKEILHTFKDRVPPCEISDEHYDVIAPEDDVYICTGMLWIRTLPSSEIYLRVHQRITSVFRWTENGPRCCHIHLSNPYTEMMEDDVGFPERMSLESRRYLQEQIEEQKKKIEEQNASILQMHFEDLSTGLYNRNKFNQVCDELREEHPERLGIAYFDLNGLKKTNDTLGHHAGDDLICRTAHHLRSVFDQKAYRIGGDEFIVIDRDSPEDAFKESVREAIASMQKDNLSISAGVCWRSAPCDIDEQINEADKNMYLAKKDFYSRREHNRRSR